One part of the Cytophagia bacterium CHB2 genome encodes these proteins:
- a CDS encoding FkbM family methyltransferase, with the protein MSLVHKIHHLFSLLEDLGSLQALLTWPKFSVTSYKMISNLVKQGLRPRTVLDVGANVGQFAVAAAKLFPNVQVHSFEPLPDCVAELRKHAASLGNLAVYPVALGEREGEVTMHVNAQSRASSVLPLAQAHLTAFPEAREQKEIKVRVTTLDHALADLHLPRPILLKIDVQGYEAQTLRGASATLKQIDYAVLESSFKPMYDGELLFMDIVRLMEAQGMRFGRPVGWLAAPGSGEILQMDALFERAV; encoded by the coding sequence ATGAGTCTCGTTCATAAAATACATCATCTTTTTTCTCTGTTGGAAGACTTGGGATCACTACAAGCTTTGTTGACGTGGCCGAAGTTTTCCGTCACCTCTTACAAAATGATTTCAAACCTGGTCAAGCAGGGCCTGCGGCCGCGAACCGTGCTGGATGTCGGCGCGAATGTCGGCCAATTCGCGGTGGCGGCGGCCAAGCTTTTTCCGAATGTGCAGGTGCATTCGTTCGAGCCTTTGCCGGATTGTGTGGCAGAATTGCGCAAGCACGCCGCGAGCTTGGGCAACCTCGCGGTTTATCCCGTGGCTCTGGGAGAACGAGAGGGTGAAGTCACCATGCACGTGAATGCGCAATCGCGCGCCAGCTCCGTGCTGCCGCTGGCGCAAGCCCATCTCACGGCTTTTCCGGAGGCGCGCGAGCAAAAGGAGATCAAGGTTCGCGTCACGACGCTCGATCATGCTCTGGCCGACCTCCATTTGCCGCGGCCGATTTTGTTGAAGATCGATGTGCAGGGTTATGAAGCGCAAACCCTGCGCGGCGCCAGCGCGACGCTGAAACAAATCGACTACGCCGTGCTGGAATCCTCCTTCAAGCCGATGTATGACGGCGAGCTGCTGTTCATGGATATCGTGCGCTTGATGGAAGCGCAGGGCATGCGTTTTGGGAGACCGGTGGGCTGGCTCGCTGCGCCCGGCAGCGGTGAAATCTTGCAAATGGATGCCTTGTTCGAGCGCGCCGTTTGA